In Streptomyces sp. NBC_00091, the following proteins share a genomic window:
- a CDS encoding c-type cytochrome, translating to MKKLSARRRHPLAAVVVLLFALAVTGGLYAAFAPAGKAQADETAQSLAIEEGKKLYAVGCASCHGTGGQGSTDGPSLVGVGSAAVDFQVSTGRMPAQQPGAQVPKKPNIYSQAQIDQLAAYIASLGAGPITPTEKQYDPAGADIAAGGELFRNNCAQCHNFTGEGGALTNGKYAPNLEDVSPKHIYEAMLTGPQNMPSFPDATMPEKQKKDIIAYLQNVNGEKSVSPGGLKLGGLGPVSEGLFGWIFGLGALIAVAVWVAAHTAKAKKS from the coding sequence GTGAAAAAGCTCTCCGCACGACGACGCCATCCGCTGGCGGCGGTCGTCGTTCTACTCTTCGCGCTGGCGGTCACTGGGGGGCTGTACGCCGCCTTCGCGCCCGCGGGCAAGGCGCAGGCCGACGAAACCGCCCAGTCCCTCGCCATCGAGGAGGGCAAGAAGCTCTACGCCGTGGGCTGCGCAAGCTGCCACGGAACCGGCGGTCAGGGTTCCACTGACGGCCCCAGCCTGGTCGGCGTCGGCTCCGCGGCCGTCGACTTCCAGGTGAGCACGGGCCGCATGCCCGCCCAGCAGCCCGGCGCCCAGGTGCCGAAGAAGCCGAACATCTACTCCCAGGCCCAGATCGACCAGCTCGCGGCGTACATCGCTTCGCTCGGTGCCGGCCCGATCACGCCGACCGAGAAGCAGTACGACCCGGCTGGTGCCGACATCGCCGCTGGTGGTGAGCTCTTCCGCAACAACTGCGCGCAGTGCCACAACTTCACCGGCGAGGGCGGCGCGCTGACGAACGGCAAGTACGCCCCGAACCTCGAGGACGTCTCGCCGAAGCACATCTACGAGGCCATGCTCACCGGCCCGCAGAACATGCCCTCCTTCCCCGACGCCACCATGCCGGAGAAGCAGAAGAAGGACATCATCGCGTACCTCCAGAACGTGAACGGCGAGAAGTCGGTCAGCCCTGGCGGCCTGAAGCTCGGTGGCCTCGGCCCCGTCTCCGAGGGTCTGTTCGGCTGGATCTTCGGTCTGGGTGCGCTGATCGCTGTCGCCGTCTGGGTCGCGGCCCACACCGCTAAGGCCAAGAAGTCATGA
- a CDS encoding ubiquinol-cytochrome c reductase iron-sulfur subunit — MSSQDIPEDKHLPSEQGDAHHGAVAVADDPFADPGLPVHKPRIQDIDEQAAKRSERTVAMLFTLSMLATVGFIASFVSIPVEKIVYIFPIGKVSALNFALGLTLGTALFCIGAGAVHWARTLMSDVEVADERHEIAASPEVKAKVMQDFADGANESGIGRRPLIRNTMLGALALLPLSAVVILRDLGPLPEDKLRKTLWSKGKLLINQNTMEPLRPEDVLVGSLTFAMPEGLEEEQHDFQVQIAKAALMIVRIQPEDIKDKQELEWSHEGIVAFSKICTHVGCPISLYEQQTHHVLCPCHQSTFDLSDGARVIFGPAGHALPQLRIGVNDEGFLEAHGDFEEPVGPAFWERG, encoded by the coding sequence ATGAGTAGCCAAGACATTCCCGAAGACAAGCACCTGCCGAGCGAGCAGGGCGACGCGCACCACGGTGCCGTAGCGGTCGCGGACGACCCGTTCGCCGACCCGGGCCTCCCGGTCCACAAGCCGCGCATCCAGGACATCGACGAGCAGGCCGCCAAGCGGTCCGAGCGTACGGTCGCGATGCTGTTCACGCTGTCGATGCTGGCCACCGTCGGCTTCATCGCCTCGTTCGTGAGCATCCCGGTCGAGAAGATCGTCTACATCTTCCCCATCGGGAAGGTGAGCGCGCTGAACTTCGCGCTCGGCCTGACCCTGGGCACGGCCCTCTTCTGCATCGGCGCCGGCGCGGTCCACTGGGCCCGCACCCTGATGTCCGATGTCGAGGTCGCCGACGAGCGCCACGAGATCGCCGCCTCCCCGGAGGTCAAGGCGAAGGTCATGCAGGACTTCGCGGACGGCGCGAACGAGTCCGGCATCGGCCGCCGCCCCCTGATCCGCAACACGATGCTCGGTGCGCTGGCCCTGCTGCCGCTCTCCGCCGTCGTGATCCTGCGCGACCTGGGCCCCCTGCCCGAGGACAAGCTGCGCAAGACCCTGTGGTCCAAGGGCAAGCTGCTCATCAACCAGAACACGATGGAGCCGCTGCGTCCCGAGGACGTCCTGGTCGGTTCGCTGACCTTCGCCATGCCGGAAGGCCTGGAGGAGGAGCAGCACGACTTCCAGGTCCAGATCGCCAAGGCCGCCCTGATGATCGTCCGGATCCAGCCGGAGGACATCAAGGACAAGCAGGAACTGGAGTGGTCCCACGAGGGAATCGTGGCCTTCTCCAAGATCTGCACCCACGTCGGCTGCCCGATCAGCCTGTACGAGCAGCAGACGCACCACGTGCTCTGCCCGTGCCACCAGTCCACCTTCGACCTCTCCGACGGCGCCCGTGTCATCTTCGGCCCGGCCGGTCACGCGCTTCCGCAGCTGCGGATCGGCGTGAATGACGAAGGCTTCCTCGAGGCGCACGGCGACTTCGAAGAGCCCGTCGGTCCTGCATTCTGGGAGCGCGGATGA
- a CDS encoding aminotransferase class V-fold PLP-dependent enzyme: protein MSASLNTATPAVAAVATEGPACAEPLPVLGRDVTVPLVTGGEVTYAALDYAASAPALQRVWDDVAAYAPYYGSVHRGAGYLSQLSTDLFEQSRVTVAEFLDCRPADQVVFTRSTTDSLNLLAAVLPGGCQVFVFETEHHASLLPWTDAQVTYLNAPRTPGEAVATLERALADRDPYGPALVCVTGASNVTGELWPVKELAAAAHAHGARIVLDAAQLAPHHPVSVRELDVDWVAFSGHKLYAPFGSGVLAGRADWLQEAEPYLAGGGASRKVARREDGGVDVEWHTTAARHEAGSPNVIGVYSIASACRALAEAGFEGLVARERHLIAKVREGLAEVPAVRVLSLFGDDAPRVGVISFVVDGWNSSHFAAALSAEYGIGVRDGLFCAHPLVRTLLGSEPQAQGECGAPEAAPGERSLNAIRVSFGAGTPDEHVERFVRAVKELVADGAKWQYRTEEGRCVPAV from the coding sequence ATGTCCGCATCCCTTAACACCGCCACCCCCGCCGTTGCCGCCGTCGCCACTGAGGGCCCCGCCTGTGCCGAGCCGCTGCCGGTGCTCGGCCGGGACGTCACCGTCCCGCTCGTCACCGGCGGCGAGGTCACCTACGCCGCCCTCGACTACGCGGCCAGCGCCCCCGCGCTCCAGCGGGTCTGGGACGACGTCGCCGCGTACGCCCCGTACTACGGCAGCGTCCACCGCGGCGCCGGCTACCTCTCGCAGCTGTCCACCGACCTCTTCGAGCAGAGCCGGGTCACGGTCGCCGAGTTCCTCGACTGCCGCCCCGCCGACCAGGTGGTCTTCACCCGGTCCACCACCGACTCCCTCAACCTGCTCGCCGCCGTGCTCCCCGGCGGCTGCCAGGTCTTCGTCTTCGAGACCGAGCACCACGCCTCGCTGCTGCCGTGGACGGACGCGCAGGTCACCTACCTCAACGCCCCCCGCACCCCGGGCGAGGCCGTCGCCACCCTGGAGCGGGCCCTGGCCGACCGGGACCCTTACGGCCCGGCGCTGGTCTGCGTCACCGGCGCCTCCAACGTCACCGGTGAGCTGTGGCCGGTCAAGGAACTCGCCGCCGCCGCGCACGCCCACGGCGCGCGGATCGTCCTGGACGCCGCCCAGCTCGCCCCCCACCACCCCGTCTCCGTACGGGAGCTGGACGTGGACTGGGTCGCCTTCTCCGGGCACAAGCTGTACGCCCCCTTCGGCTCGGGCGTGCTCGCCGGCCGCGCCGACTGGCTCCAGGAGGCCGAGCCCTACCTCGCCGGTGGCGGTGCCTCCCGCAAGGTCGCCCGCCGCGAGGACGGCGGAGTGGACGTGGAGTGGCACACCACCGCCGCCCGCCACGAGGCCGGCTCCCCGAACGTCATCGGCGTCTACTCCATCGCCTCCGCGTGCCGCGCGCTGGCGGAGGCCGGCTTCGAGGGCCTGGTCGCCCGGGAGCGCCACCTCATCGCCAAGGTCCGCGAGGGCCTGGCCGAGGTCCCGGCCGTCAGGGTGCTGTCCCTCTTCGGGGACGACGCCCCGCGCGTCGGCGTCATCTCGTTCGTGGTCGACGGCTGGAACAGCTCGCACTTCGCGGCGGCGCTGTCCGCCGAGTACGGGATCGGCGTGCGCGACGGCCTCTTCTGCGCCCACCCGCTCGTACGGACCCTGCTGGGCAGCGAGCCGCAGGCCCAGGGCGAATGCGGAGCCCCCGAGGCGGCCCCGGGGGAGCGGTCGCTGAACGCGATCCGCGTCAGCTTCGGGGCGGGGACGCCGGACGAGCACGTGGAGCGCTTCGTCCGCGCGGTGAAGGAACTCGTCGCGGACGGCGCGAAGTGGCAGTACCGCACCGAGGAAGGGCGCTGCGTACCGGCGGTGTAG
- a CDS encoding NYN domain-containing protein translates to MVEPASGARPADAAGDAAEVLDRPLPEGVRRRVVAIVSDAFGGLTVADLPAQLRQYARFTPTRRAKFAGNAMAAAVETDGVFRSRIAEKLREAQPELTGALESGAPPAAADPLDVAAAAYVLRPAGWVKLVAAAGEEAQRADAERVGDETRRELERLREELAQLKDAQRTGGEQVRAELDAARKEAESLQRKLRSALSDVKRGEAALRKLGAEIDGIRGEAAAQVAAAESESRRLKSRLAEVESALETSRRATREGRSIEDMRLRLLLDTVLDAAAGLRRELALPPVSTRPADTVDAVEPGRMTPKDIAARALSETDPALLDQLLALPQAHLVVDGYNVTKTGYPTMPLEKQRLRLLGGLSMLAAQTGAEMTCVFDGAELAAPVLLAPPRGVRVLFSKAGVTADELIRQLVRAEPPGRPVVVVSTDREVADGVAKAGARPVTSALLLKRLSRVS, encoded by the coding sequence ATTGTGGAGCCAGCAAGCGGCGCGAGGCCGGCCGACGCGGCCGGCGACGCCGCGGAGGTCCTCGACCGCCCGCTGCCGGAAGGCGTGCGGCGCCGGGTCGTCGCGATCGTCTCGGACGCCTTCGGCGGTCTGACGGTCGCGGACCTACCGGCGCAGCTGCGCCAGTACGCCCGTTTCACCCCGACCCGGCGCGCCAAGTTCGCCGGCAACGCCATGGCCGCCGCCGTGGAGACCGACGGGGTCTTCCGCAGCCGCATCGCGGAGAAGCTGCGCGAGGCGCAGCCGGAGCTGACCGGAGCCCTGGAGTCCGGGGCCCCGCCCGCCGCCGCGGACCCGCTGGACGTGGCGGCCGCCGCGTACGTGCTGCGCCCGGCCGGCTGGGTCAAGCTGGTGGCGGCGGCGGGCGAGGAGGCGCAGCGCGCCGACGCCGAGCGGGTCGGCGACGAGACCCGCCGAGAGCTGGAACGGCTGCGCGAGGAGCTGGCCCAGCTCAAGGACGCCCAGCGCACCGGCGGTGAGCAGGTACGGGCCGAACTGGACGCGGCGCGCAAGGAAGCGGAATCGCTTCAGCGCAAGCTGCGCAGCGCCCTGAGCGACGTCAAGCGGGGCGAGGCGGCCCTGCGCAAGCTGGGCGCCGAGATCGACGGGATCCGCGGTGAGGCGGCCGCGCAGGTGGCCGCCGCCGAGAGCGAGTCCCGGCGGCTGAAGTCCCGCCTCGCGGAGGTGGAGTCGGCGCTGGAGACCTCGCGCCGGGCCACCCGCGAGGGGCGCAGCATCGAGGACATGCGGCTGCGGCTGCTGCTGGACACCGTGCTGGACGCGGCGGCGGGGCTGCGCCGCGAGCTGGCGCTGCCGCCCGTCTCCACGCGGCCGGCCGACACCGTGGACGCGGTGGAGCCGGGCCGGATGACCCCCAAGGACATCGCGGCGCGGGCGCTGTCGGAGACCGATCCGGCGCTGCTGGACCAGCTGTTGGCGCTTCCCCAGGCCCATCTGGTGGTCGACGGCTACAACGTGACGAAGACCGGCTATCCGACGATGCCGCTGGAGAAGCAGCGGCTGCGGCTGCTGGGCGGGCTGTCGATGCTGGCCGCGCAGACGGGTGCGGAGATGACCTGTGTCTTCGACGGGGCGGAGCTGGCGGCGCCCGTGCTGCTCGCGCCGCCGCGCGGGGTGCGGGTGCTGTTCTCCAAGGCCGGGGTGACGGCGGACGAGTTGATCCGCCAGCTGGTGCGGGCCGAGCCGCCCGGCCGGCCGGTGGTCGTGGTCTCCACCGACCGTGAGGTGGCCGACGGGGTGGCGAAGGCGGGAGCCCGGCCGGTGACGTCCGCTTTGCTGCTGAAGCGGCTTTCGCGCGTTTCGTAA
- a CDS encoding heme-copper oxidase subunit III, producing the protein MSVVATATTVDTGHAHPTVNRPNLVSVGTIIWLSSELMFFAALFAMYFTLRSVTGAEYWTEQASALNLPFSATNTTILVLSSLTCQLGVFAAERGDVKKLRTWFIITFVMGAIFIGGQVFEYTELVKHEGMSLSSGPYGSVFYLTTGFHGLHVTGGLIAFLLVLGRTYAAKRFTHEQATSAIVVSYYWHFVDVVWIGLFATIYLIK; encoded by the coding sequence ATGTCGGTCGTGGCGACAGCAACGACAGTAGATACCGGGCACGCGCACCCGACGGTCAACCGGCCGAACCTCGTCAGCGTCGGAACCATCATCTGGTTGAGTTCCGAGCTGATGTTCTTCGCGGCCCTCTTTGCGATGTACTTCACCCTGCGATCCGTGACGGGCGCCGAGTACTGGACAGAACAGGCTTCGGCCTTGAATCTGCCCTTCTCGGCGACGAACACGACGATCCTGGTGCTCTCCTCCCTCACCTGCCAGCTCGGCGTATTCGCCGCGGAGCGCGGTGACGTGAAGAAGCTCCGGACGTGGTTCATCATCACGTTCGTCATGGGTGCGATCTTCATTGGCGGCCAGGTGTTCGAGTACACCGAGCTGGTCAAGCACGAGGGCATGTCTCTCTCGTCCGGCCCGTACGGCTCGGTCTTCTACCTGACCACCGGCTTCCACGGTCTGCACGTGACGGGCGGTCTCATCGCCTTCCTGCTGGTCCTCGGCCGGACGTACGCGGCCAAGAGGTTCACCCACGAACAGGCCACGTCGGCCATCGTCGTGTCCTACTACTGGCACTTCGTCGATGTCGTCTGGATCGGCCTCTTCGCCACGATCTACCTGATCAAGTAG
- the trpD gene encoding anthranilate phosphoribosyltransferase, which produces MNVVTPAGGDSVAGRGWPGVLDALLSGRDLGADDTAWAMDRIMRGEATDAQIAGFAVALRAKGETVAEIGGMVRAMYAHANLIEVPGRTVDIVGTGGDGAKTVNISTMSSIVVAGTGAKVVKHGNRAASSASGSSDVLEKLGVNLDLTPARVAEVAEEAGITFCFAVKFHPALRYVAAARKELGIRTTFNFLGPLTNPARVRAQATGVADPRVAPIVAGVLAERGSSALVFRGDDGMDELTTTATSRVWWVREGTVTELPFDPRDVGIPIVDVAQLRGEDASFNADVARRVLAGEPGPVRDAVLLNAAAALVALDPGTGTLEEQIAAGIARAAQSIDSGAARAALERWVAASNA; this is translated from the coding sequence ATGAACGTTGTGACCCCGGCAGGCGGCGACAGCGTGGCGGGCCGCGGCTGGCCGGGCGTCCTGGATGCCCTGCTCAGCGGCCGTGACCTCGGCGCGGACGACACCGCCTGGGCCATGGACAGGATCATGCGGGGCGAGGCCACGGACGCGCAGATCGCCGGTTTCGCGGTCGCGCTGCGGGCCAAGGGAGAGACGGTCGCGGAGATCGGCGGCATGGTGCGCGCCATGTACGCCCACGCCAACCTGATCGAGGTGCCGGGCCGGACGGTGGACATCGTCGGCACCGGCGGCGACGGGGCGAAGACGGTCAACATCTCGACGATGTCCTCGATCGTGGTCGCCGGCACCGGCGCGAAGGTGGTCAAGCACGGCAACCGGGCCGCGTCCTCCGCGAGCGGTTCCTCGGACGTCCTGGAGAAGCTCGGCGTCAACCTCGACCTGACCCCGGCGCGGGTGGCCGAGGTCGCCGAGGAGGCCGGCATCACCTTCTGCTTCGCCGTGAAGTTCCACCCGGCGCTGCGGTACGTGGCCGCGGCGCGCAAGGAGCTGGGGATCCGGACCACCTTCAACTTCCTCGGCCCGCTGACCAATCCGGCCCGGGTCCGCGCCCAGGCGACGGGCGTAGCCGACCCCCGGGTGGCCCCCATCGTGGCCGGCGTCCTCGCGGAGCGCGGCTCCTCGGCGCTGGTCTTCCGGGGTGACGACGGCATGGACGAGCTGACCACGACGGCCACCTCCCGGGTGTGGTGGGTCCGCGAGGGCACGGTGACGGAGCTGCCCTTCGACCCGCGCGACGTCGGCATCCCGATCGTCGACGTGGCGCAGCTGCGGGGCGAGGACGCCTCGTTCAACGCGGACGTGGCCCGCCGCGTCCTCGCGGGCGAGCCCGGCCCGGTCCGCGACGCGGTCCTGCTGAACGCGGCGGCGGCCCTGGTCGCCCTGGACCCGGGTACGGGCACCCTGGAGGAGCAGATCGCGGCGGGGATCGCCCGGGCGGCGCAGTCCATCGACTCGGGCGCGGCGCGGGCGGCGCTGGAGCGCTGGGTGGCCGCGAGCAACGCGTAG
- a CDS encoding Lrp/AsnC family transcriptional regulator, with amino-acid sequence MITAIVLIKTSVDRIPEIAEAIAQLDSVSEVYSVTGTYDLIALVRVARHENLADIIPGRISKIPGVEATDTHVAFRTYSQHDLEAAFAIGLDA; translated from the coding sequence GTGATCACCGCGATCGTGCTCATCAAGACCAGCGTGGACCGCATCCCCGAGATCGCCGAGGCCATCGCGCAGCTGGACAGCGTCAGCGAGGTCTACTCCGTCACCGGCACGTACGACCTGATCGCCCTGGTGCGCGTGGCCCGCCACGAGAACCTCGCGGACATCATCCCGGGCCGCATCAGCAAGATCCCGGGCGTCGAGGCGACGGACACCCACGTGGCGTTCCGTACGTACTCCCAGCACGACCTGGAAGCGGCCTTCGCCATCGGCCTCGACGCCTGA
- a CDS encoding rhomboid family intramembrane serine protease — protein sequence MLCRMIVKWRTLCEAARGPVVTYALIAACCVVFFLGPASGLNPAFGTGDRLTRTGTAYFRHWGVVPDELFSGAVRPLLTPLTALFVHGSWLHLLGNLLFLYVFGAMTEERMGRAPFLVFYVCTGYLALAAYAAANAASDQTLVGASGAISAALGAFLCLFPRARVTSLFPFLLFLPLRFPAWIVLMFWFGLQWLAAHRAGSGPGVAYLAHVVGFSLGFLYAWVRYRRRRCSAIQG from the coding sequence ATGCTCTGTCGCATGATCGTAAAGTGGCGGACCCTGTGCGAGGCCGCCCGGGGCCCCGTGGTCACGTACGCGCTGATCGCCGCCTGCTGCGTGGTGTTCTTCCTGGGCCCGGCATCTGGCCTGAACCCGGCCTTCGGGACGGGCGACCGGCTGACGCGGACGGGGACGGCGTACTTCCGGCACTGGGGCGTGGTCCCGGACGAACTGTTCTCGGGTGCGGTGCGCCCGCTGCTGACCCCGCTCACGGCGCTGTTCGTCCACGGCAGCTGGCTGCACCTGCTCGGGAACCTGCTGTTCCTCTACGTCTTCGGCGCGATGACGGAGGAGCGGATGGGCCGGGCGCCGTTCCTCGTCTTCTACGTCTGTACGGGATACCTCGCGCTGGCGGCCTACGCGGCGGCCAACGCGGCCTCGGACCAGACCCTGGTCGGGGCGTCGGGGGCGATCTCGGCGGCCCTCGGGGCCTTCCTGTGCCTCTTCCCGCGGGCCCGGGTGACGAGCCTGTTCCCGTTCCTGCTCTTCCTGCCGCTGCGCTTCCCGGCGTGGATCGTGCTGATGTTCTGGTTCGGCCTCCAGTGGCTGGCCGCGCACCGCGCGGGGAGCGGGCCCGGAGTCGCCTACCTGGCCCACGTGGTGGGCTTCTCGCTCGGCTTCCTCTACGCCTGGGTGCGCTACCGCCGTAGGAGGTGTTCCGCAATTCAGGGATAG
- a CDS encoding Ig-like domain-containing protein codes for MSHSPRLWTVLSCSLLVASLGAGATACGSGDNNPLSARPYDAGDQVAFNQASGGRPADPDKPLEVTAKGAEARITDVMAVDTHGRRLAGELSAKGDRWHSIVPMAAGVRYTVTVSTEDQRGAPGQRTLVFGTTPAKKVLDVEFGPEEGKYGVGQPLTAELNEPVKDKAARALVERALVVDAPPGVEGAWHWVDDKHLHFRPKDYWPAHSTVSVRSNLEGIKVSDELHGAASKPLTLEIGDRVEVTTDASSHYLTFERNGEVINTIPVTTGKPGFSTRNGVKVVLGKQYFVQMRGDTVGIGGSEYYNLPVYYATRVTWSGEYVHAAPWSVGSQGYENVSHGCTGMSTGNAAWFYENITEGDIVRVINSIGDDMDTFGNGYGDWNMEWKEWREGSALLKGTQEGRSPIDQARLRPTV; via the coding sequence ATGAGCCACTCACCGCGTCTTTGGACGGTACTCAGCTGCTCCCTGCTGGTCGCGTCCCTCGGGGCCGGCGCCACCGCATGCGGGTCCGGCGACAACAACCCGCTGTCCGCCCGCCCGTACGACGCGGGCGATCAAGTCGCCTTCAACCAGGCCTCGGGCGGCCGCCCCGCCGACCCCGACAAGCCGCTCGAGGTCACCGCCAAGGGAGCCGAGGCGCGGATCACCGACGTGATGGCCGTGGACACCCACGGGCGCCGCCTGGCGGGCGAACTCTCCGCCAAGGGCGACCGCTGGCACAGCATCGTCCCGATGGCCGCAGGCGTGCGTTACACGGTCACCGTGAGCACGGAGGACCAGCGCGGGGCCCCGGGGCAGCGCACGCTGGTCTTCGGCACCACCCCGGCCAAGAAGGTCCTGGACGTCGAATTCGGCCCGGAGGAGGGCAAATACGGGGTCGGACAGCCCCTCACGGCCGAACTCAACGAACCCGTCAAGGACAAGGCCGCCCGCGCCCTCGTCGAACGGGCCCTCGTCGTCGACGCGCCGCCCGGGGTCGAGGGCGCCTGGCACTGGGTGGACGACAAGCACCTGCACTTCCGCCCGAAGGACTACTGGCCCGCCCACTCCACCGTCTCCGTACGGAGCAACCTGGAGGGCATCAAGGTCTCCGACGAGCTCCACGGGGCCGCGTCCAAGCCGCTGACGCTGGAGATCGGGGACCGGGTGGAGGTCACCACCGACGCCTCCTCGCACTACCTCACCTTCGAGCGCAACGGAGAAGTGATCAACACCATCCCGGTGACCACCGGGAAGCCCGGCTTCTCCACCCGCAACGGGGTCAAGGTGGTGCTCGGCAAGCAGTACTTCGTCCAGATGCGCGGCGACACCGTCGGCATCGGCGGCAGCGAGTACTACAACTTGCCCGTCTACTACGCCACCCGGGTGACATGGAGCGGCGAATACGTGCACGCCGCGCCGTGGTCGGTCGGCTCCCAGGGCTACGAGAACGTCAGCCACGGCTGCACCGGCATGAGCACCGGCAACGCCGCCTGGTTCTACGAGAACATCACCGAGGGCGACATCGTCAGGGTGATCAACAGCATCGGCGACGACATGGACACCTTCGGCAACGGCTACGGCGACTGGAACATGGAGTGGAAGGAATGGCGTGAGGGCAGCGCCCTCCTGAAGGGCACCCAGGAAGGCCGCAGCCCCATCGACCAGGCGCGCCTGCGTCCCACCGTCTGA
- a CDS encoding cytochrome bc complex cytochrome b subunit: MSTSDNNANARNASRGERVADWADGRLGIYGLAKANMRKIFPDHWSFMLGEICLYSFIIIILTGVYLTLFFHPSMNEVVYHGSYVPMQGVMMSEAFASTLDISFDVRGGLLIRQIHHWAALIFVAAMVVHMMRVFFTGAFRKPREVNWIFGFLLLVLGMFTGFTGYSLPDDLLSGTGVRFMQGAILSVPIVGTYLSMFLFGGEFPGGDFVARFYSVHILLLPGIMMGLLVAHLILVFFHKHTQFAGPGKTNNNVVGMPLLPVYMAKAGGFFFLVFGVIAAIAAIASINPIWALGPYRPDHVSTGAQPDWYMGMPEGLIRAMPGWEINLWGHTLVLGVFIPLLLFPLVLGAIAVWPFIESWVTGDKREHHILDRPRNVPTRTAFGVAWIAEYIVLLIGGGNDMFAQYFHLSINSITWFVRIGFFLVPVLAFIATKRICLGLQRRDHDKVLHGRETGIIKRLPHGEFVEIHEPLSQGKLHTLTAHEQYKPVEIGPTVDENGVERKVTRGEKLRAKLSKGFYAENHQIPKPTVEEYKEIQAGHGHH; encoded by the coding sequence ATGAGCACCTCAGACAACAACGCCAACGCGCGCAATGCGTCGCGCGGCGAGCGCGTAGCCGACTGGGCGGATGGCCGCCTGGGGATCTACGGTCTCGCCAAGGCGAACATGCGCAAGATCTTCCCGGACCACTGGTCCTTCATGCTGGGCGAGATCTGCCTCTACAGCTTCATCATCATCATCCTCACGGGTGTGTACCTGACGCTGTTCTTCCACCCGAGCATGAACGAGGTCGTGTACCACGGCTCGTACGTGCCCATGCAGGGCGTCATGATGTCCGAGGCCTTCGCCTCGACCCTGGACATCAGCTTCGACGTCCGCGGTGGTCTGCTGATCCGCCAGATCCACCACTGGGCGGCGCTGATCTTCGTCGCGGCCATGGTCGTGCACATGATGCGCGTCTTCTTCACCGGCGCGTTCCGCAAGCCGCGTGAGGTCAACTGGATCTTCGGCTTCCTGCTGCTGGTCCTCGGCATGTTCACCGGTTTCACCGGTTACTCGCTGCCGGACGACCTGCTCTCGGGTACCGGTGTCCGCTTCATGCAGGGCGCCATCCTCTCCGTCCCGATCGTCGGCACCTACCTGTCGATGTTCCTCTTCGGCGGCGAGTTCCCGGGCGGCGACTTCGTCGCGCGCTTCTACTCGGTGCACATCCTGCTGCTGCCCGGCATCATGATGGGCCTGCTGGTCGCGCACCTGATCCTGGTGTTCTTCCACAAGCACACCCAGTTCGCCGGCCCCGGCAAGACGAACAACAACGTCGTCGGCATGCCGCTGCTGCCGGTCTACATGGCCAAGGCCGGAGGCTTCTTCTTCCTGGTCTTCGGTGTCATCGCGGCCATCGCGGCGATCGCCTCGATCAACCCGATCTGGGCGCTCGGCCCGTACCGCCCGGACCACGTGTCCACCGGTGCGCAGCCCGACTGGTACATGGGTATGCCGGAAGGCCTCATCCGAGCCATGCCGGGCTGGGAGATCAACCTGTGGGGCCACACGCTCGTCCTGGGCGTGTTCATCCCGCTGCTGCTCTTCCCGCTGGTCCTGGGCGCGATCGCCGTCTGGCCGTTCATCGAGTCCTGGGTCACCGGCGACAAGCGCGAGCACCACATCCTGGACCGCCCGCGCAACGTCCCGACCCGTACGGCCTTCGGTGTCGCCTGGATCGCGGAGTACATCGTGCTCCTCATCGGCGGCGGCAACGACATGTTCGCCCAGTACTTCCACCTGTCGATCAACTCGATCACCTGGTTCGTCCGGATCGGCTTCTTCCTCGTCCCGGTCCTGGCCTTCATCGCCACCAAGCGGATCTGCCTGGGCCTCCAGCGCCGGGACCACGACAAGGTGCTGCACGGTCGCGAGACCGGCATCATCAAGCGCCTGCCGCACGGTGAGTTCGTCGAGATCCACGAGCCGCTCTCGCAGGGCAAGCTGCACACGCTCACCGCGCACGAGCAGTACAAGCCGGTCGAGATCGGCCCGACGGTCGACGAGAACGGTGTCGAGCGCAAGGTGACCCGCGGCGAGAAGCTGCGCGCGAAGCTCAGCAAGGGCTTCTACGCGGAGAACCACCAGATTCCGAAGCCCACGGTGGAGGAGTACAAGGAGATCCAGGCCGGACACGGCCACCACTGA